One segment of Panicum virgatum strain AP13 chromosome 3K, P.virgatum_v5, whole genome shotgun sequence DNA contains the following:
- the LOC120696759 gene encoding uncharacterized protein DDB_G0271670-like, whose protein sequence is MGRKGLVSIFSRLAVDSAPAAGPTTPPWPWPPCGTNPRTASFRVGGGGELPCCATTTAAGASRGGPAATGNNKLMARWAAPGEMYKTVNSVYLDDPAADVDFFSLAGDEEKEEEGELLLDDVDSFSTTTASEEWSEAVIRSLGRTPTDRFFFDPGPLPASNSILATAAPSPARKTLPAAEAKTKTVTPPDSEPDDDAEAQQPCAPSKSLAEGSVAVAVDSGDPYGDFRASMEEMVSAHGLRHWAALEELLAWYLRINGKQHHQLIVDAFVDLLLGLASSDTAAETSTSSSSSSGSASAGSRCTTSTSTSSTAATTTSAAGDAAIVAATAATTAAAAAAQCGGGNEAAACCSSSSSSCAAGTDIQDQDDVDEEDEKASSAAAAGADRAGAAASAPLRVPQSIT, encoded by the coding sequence ATGGGCAGGAAAGGCCTGGTCTCCATCTTCTCCAGGCTCGCCGTCGACtccgcccctgccgccggcccGACGAccccgccgtggccgtggccgccaTGCGGAACCAACCCGCGGACCGCGTCCTtccgcgtgggcggcggcggcgagttgCCCTGTTGCGCGACGACGACAGCAGCCGGTGCCAGCCGGGGCGGCCCTGCCGCGACCGGGAATAACAAGCTGATGGCCCGCTGGGCGGCGCCCGGCGAAATGTACAAGACGGTCAACTCGGTCTACCTGGACGACCCCGCCGCGGACGTCGACTtcttctccctcgccggcgacgaggagaaggaggaggagggcgagctGCTGCTGGACGACGTCGACAGCTTCTCGACCACCACCGCGTCCGAGGAGTGGTCGGAGGCCGTGATCCGCAGCCTGGGGCGGACGCCCACCGACCGCTTCTTCTTCGACCCGGGCCCGCTGCCGGCGTCCAACTCCATCCTCGCGACGgccgccccctcgccggcgaggaagaCGCTCCCGGCTGCGGAGGCGAAGACGAAGACGGTGACGCCGCCTGACTCAGAGCCAGACGACGACGCGGAAGCGCAGCAGCCGTGCGCGCCGTCGAAATCGCTGGCGGAGGGgagcgtggcggtggcggtggactcGGGCGACCCATACGGGGACTTCCGCGCGTCCATGGAGGAGATGGTGTCCGCGCACGGGCTCCGCCActgggcggcgctggaggagcTCCTGGCGTGGTACCTCCGGATCAACGGCAAGCAGCACCACCAGCTCATCGTGGACGCCTTCGTGGACCTGCTCCTCGGCCTCGCGTCCTCCGATACCGCCGCCGAGACGAgcacaagcagcagcagcagcagtggcagCGCGTCCGCCGGCAGCCGCTGCACCACCAGCACGAGCACGAGCAGTACAGCGGCCACTACCACCAGTGCCGCTGGCGACGCCGCTATTGTTGCTGCTACAGCTGCgacgaccgcggcggcggcggcggcgcaatgcGGCGGAGGAAACGAAGCCGCCGCTTGttgctcctcgtcgtcgtcctcgtgcGCCGCCGGGACCGACATCCAGGACCAGGACGACGTGGATGAGGAGGATGAGAAGGCCAGtagtgctgccgccgccggtgctgaTCGTGCTGGTGCCGCGGCTAGTGCTCCCCTGCGTGTCCCGCAATCGATCACCTAG